Proteins encoded together in one Dermacentor variabilis isolate Ectoservices chromosome 2, ASM5094787v1, whole genome shotgun sequence window:
- the LOC142570462 gene encoding uncharacterized protein LOC142570462: MWVSLLVTHLGLWDWCTCPKSGFCCFWPCRKPPERQPFCERLPPGTSGPPLPSRMASGASSTWEENVYDDVEVPGSNKSQLYLQTRDGLTEVTYEPVPDHDHVETTISRDKEKRAASPDAKHSAAAPGAKSKGAADSTKRSPKSEDEHIYENIDAAHIN; the protein is encoded by the exons GGACTGGTGCACGTGCCCAAAAAGTGGATTCTGCTGCTTCTGG CCGTGCAGGAAGCCTCCCGAGCGCCAGCCCTTCTGCGAGCGGCTGCCGCCAGGGACGAGTGGGCCGCCGCTTCCGTCCCGAATGGCGTCCGGTGCGTCGAGCACGTGGGAAGAGAACGTGTACGATGACGTCGAAGTGCCCGGCTCTAACAAGTCGCAGCTGTACCTGCAGACCAGGGACGGCCTGACCGAGGTCACCTACGAGCCGGTCCCCGACCACGACCACGTCGAGACCACCATATCGCGGGACAAAGAGAAGCGTGCCGCCTCGCCCGATGCGAAGCACTCCGCCGCGGCGCCCGGGGCCAAGTCGAAAGGAGCGGCGGATTCGACCAAGCGTTCGCCCAAAAGCGAGGATGAGCACATTTACGAGAACATCGATGCCGCCCATATAAATTAG